Proteins encoded within one genomic window of Numenius arquata chromosome 12, bNumArq3.hap1.1, whole genome shotgun sequence:
- the FAM210B gene encoding protein FAM210B, mitochondrial: MYRLVRLGPLRPLAIPRSPPLATFPRALGYGPRLVRVGLSPPLPLGTLRAAAGTSAKDAGVSPEKAATDPCDENKKLNKSQQLKQVFKEYGAVGVSFHVGISLVSLGIFYLAVSSGVDMTAVLFKLGFSESSLQSKMAAGTSTFVLAYAIHKLFAPVRISITIVSVPLIVRYCRKIGFFKPPAPNP; the protein is encoded by the exons ATGTACCGCCTGGTGCGCCTGGGCCCGTTACGGCCACTGGCCATCCCGCGCAGCCCCCCGCTCGCCACCTTTCCCCGAGCCTTGGGCTACGGTCCCCGCCTCGTCCGGGTTGGTCTCAGCCCGCCGCTGCCTCTCGGGACGCTGAGAGCCGCCGCCGGCACTTCCGCCAAG gatgcagGTGTATCCCCTGAAAAGGCAGCCACGGATCCCTGTGATGAAAACAAGAAACTCAATAAATCCCAGCAACTGAAACAAGTTTTTAAGGAATACGGTGCTGTAGGGGTTTCATTCCATGTTGGAATTTCGTTAGTATCTCTAGGAATCTTCTACCTGGCTGTGTCAAG tggtGTGGATATGACTGCAGTTCTCTTCAAACTTGGTTTCAGTGAATCATCGTTGCAATCTAAAATGGCTGCTGGTACAAGCACGTTTGTGTTGGCATACGCTATTCACAAATTGTTTGCCCCAGTCCGAATCAGCATTACTATAGTTTCTGTGCCACTTATTGTCCGATACTGCCGGAAGATTGGTTTCTTCAAACCTCCTGCCCCAAATCCATGA